In Kryptolebias marmoratus isolate JLee-2015 linkage group LG4, ASM164957v2, whole genome shotgun sequence, the following proteins share a genomic window:
- the eif4enif1 gene encoding eukaryotic translation initiation factor 4E transporter isoform X3, with amino-acid sequence MEKDVGEQQKNGDAAVSQPKKQPYRYTKEELLEIKQLPVSNERPECLSEKYDSDGVWDPEKWHASLYPTSERSSPVEGFKKDYGDERVPLKRRIPDPRERLKEDDIDVILSPQRRSFGGGCQGNAAPVPHSRRPISPLENKENETLRLGGARRIGSGRIIASRAFEREARVEKERERERDFKDKRFRRDYGDKRVFSERRRNDSYAEEEPEWFSAGPTSQSETIELIGFDDKILEEDKPRTKRSRKRTDSVKEAVECNGGLAEEQDVGLQSTADQEVPHPDVLPDQSAGDFDFNEFFNLEKTMPALASMIEDVLGDGPVSASRFSQFFNRNMSPSGSQSSSLRSTPHEELEKLGECKEKVDILDLLHKAKVDLKPLLSTLSANKARLQESTNSGAVLSLEEVEGGMKGMKLGSEPHVQKVSPPQRGDGTPFMAEHLEEALTGGSSSRPRSRDSDMSAFNKLVSSMKASGTLPTHPKLNTNNQQPSDQGVVTLSDPPAQQQKNIFQELLGGRSGSPTPLSGLLGSSEAPVAAAPLHGLLHKGPSPPLFAPRAPSPDYFKSRLPPSAGFPGGPQPILPEQFANVHRSISPAQQQMRALSLPVNHSELEALVLQQDLALHAHPSFQAGYNKHQQDRSFRNRPQRVNRSPGPQPAGRTSPGNAVTSMLSPSFTPTSVIRKMYATKEKSKDEPLGRSETKEEAAANSQDGSSSPNPFMELMDGNVAQSGVKASSQTLQSKDQERLRPGSTANQMPNMVPPGQSSSFSRPIYPVPLLSHVPMVRPPPQLHPNVVQRMLAQGIQPQQLGPALMQAGLPPALLGQPLYPLSATGHPLLPPRANTPMQIAVMQQQLQQQRPIHPSAPGTQSQIQGPHRTNGSQRHGGSPPPGLAKWFGSDVLEQPLPSMPAKVISVDELEFRP; translated from the exons ATGGAAAAAGATGTTGGTGAACAACAGAAGAACGGTGATGCTGCTGTGAGCCAACCCAAGAAACAGCCGTACAGATACACAAAG GAAGAGCTTCTGGAGATAAAACAATTGCCAGTCTCCAATGAAAGGCCTGAATGTCTCTCAGAGAAATATGACAG TGATGGTGTGTGGGACCCAGAGAAATGGCATGCCTCCCTGTACCCCACCTCAGAGCGCAGCTCTCCTGTAGAAGGTTTTAAAAAGGACTACGGAGATGAAAGAGTTCCTTTAAAGCGAAGAATCCCTG ATCCTCGTGAGCGGTTAAAGGAGGATGACATAGATGTCATACTGAGCCCACAACGACGCAGCTTTGGAGGTGGCTGTCAAGGCAATGCAGCGCCTGTGCCCCACTCCCGCCGACCAATCAGTCCTCTGGAAAATAAGGAAAATGAGACTCTCCGTCTTGGAGGAGCTCGCAGAATTGGCAGTGGACGAATTATTGCTTCCCGTGCCTTTGAGAGAGAAGCCCGTGTGGAGAAGGAAAGAGAACGAGAGAGagactttaaagataaaagattCCGG AGAGATTATGGTGACAAACGTGTGTTTAGTGAGAGGAGACGAAATGACTCTTATGCAGAGGAGGAGCCGGAGTGGTTCTCAGCGGGTCCCACCAGCCAGTCGGAGACAATAGAGCTCATTGGGTTCGACGACAAAATCCTGGAGGAAGATAAACCCAGAACGAAGCGATCAAGAAAGCGGACAGATTCTGTTAAAGAAG CTGTCGAATGCAATGGTGGACTAGCTGAGGAGCAAGATGTGGGCTTACAGTCTACAGCTGATCAGGAAGTTCCCCATCCCGATGTTCTTCCAGACCAGTCAGCTGGGGACTTTGACTTCAATGAATTCTTCAATCTAGAGAAAACTATGCCAGCACTGGCTTCT ATGATAGAGGATGTTTTGGGAGACGGTCCAGTATCAGCCAGCCGCTTCAGCCaattttttaacagaaacatgagCCCATCAGGCAGCCAGTCTAGCAGTTTGAGGTCCACTCCTCATGAGGAGCTGGAAAAACTTGGAG AGTGCAAGGAGAAAGTGGACATCCTGGACCTGCTGCACAAGGCCAAAGTCGACCTGAAGCCCCTTCTGTCAACGCTCTCAGCCAACAAAGCACGACTACAGGAAAGCA CTAACTCGGGGGCGGTGCTCTCACTGGAGGAAGTGGAGGGAGGGATGAAGGGAATGAAGCTGGGCTCTGAGCCACACGTGCAGAAGGTGTCCCCTCCGCAGAGAGGAGATGGCACACCCTTTATGGCCGAGCATTTAGAGGAGGCTTTAACCGGAGGCTCCAGCAGCCGACCGCGCTCGCGTGATTCAGACATGTCAGCCTTTAATAAACTAGTCAGCAGCATGAAGGCAAGTGGAACTCTGCCAACTCACCCCAAACTCAACACAAACAAT CAGCAACCTTCAGATCAAGGTGTGGTGACACTGTCTGATCCGCCTGCTCAGCAGCAGAAGAACATCTTCCAG GAGCTACTGGGAGGTCGTAGTGGCTCCCCCACACCTTTAAGTGGCTTGTTGGGCAGCTCTGAGGCTCCAGTGGCTGCTGCTCCTCTACATGGTTTACTACACAAGGGCCCCTCACCCCCTCTGTTCGCACCAAGGGCCCCATCACCCGACTACTTTAAAAGCAGATTGCCACCTTCTGCAG GATTTCCTGGTGGTCCTCAGCCCATCCTGCCAGAACAGTTTGCTAATGTACACAGGTCAATCAGTCCCGCACAGCAACAG ATGAGGGCGCTCTCTCTACCTGTGAATCATTCTGAACTGGAAGCCCTGGTACTCCAGCAGGACCTCGCTCTACATGCCCACCCCTCATTTCAGGCAGGCTACAACAAACACCAGCAGGACAGGTCTTTTCGAAACCG GCCACAGCGTGTTAATCGTTCCCCTGGACCTCAGCCTGCAGGAAGAACCTCTCCAGGAAATGCAGTCACCAGCATG CTGTCCCCATCATTCACCCCTACATCTGTGATCCGCAAAATGTATGCAACTaaagagaaaagcaaagatGAACCGTTGGGTCGTTCGGAGACCAAGGAGGAAGCAGCAGCAAACTCGCAAGATG GCAGCAGCTCTCCAAATCCTTTTATGGAATTAATGGATGGAAATGTTGCACAGTCGGGGGTGAAGGCCAGCTCTCAAACCCTGCAGAGCAAAGACCAAGAGCGTCTGAGGCCTGGCTCTACTGCAAACCAAATGCCCAATATGGTACCTCCAGGACAGTCTTCGTCTTTTTCTCGTCCCATCTATCCAGTACCGCTTCTGTCTCATGTTCCCATGGTGCGCCCACCCCCTCAGCTCCACCCTAATGTGGTTCAGCGAATGCTGGCTCAGGGGATCCAGCCCCAGCAGCTTGGACCTGCCCTTATGCAAGCAG GCTTGCCTCCTGCCCTGCTAGGACAGCCACTATACCCTCTGAGTGCAACAGGGCATCCACTTCTACCTCCCAGAGCCAATACTCCCATGCAGATAGCAGttatgcagcagcagcttcagcagcaaaGACCAA TACATCCCAGCGCACCAGGCACTCAGTCACAGATCCAAGGCCCCCATCGGACAAATGGCTCTCAGCGTCATGGGGGAAGCCCACCTCCGGGCCTCGCCAAGTGGTTTGGATCAGACGTGCTTGAACAGCCACTGCCCTCTATGCCAGCCAAAGTCATCAGTGTAGATGAATTGGAGTTTAGACCATAA
- the eif4enif1 gene encoding eukaryotic translation initiation factor 4E transporter isoform X2 — protein sequence MEKDVGEQQKNGDAAVSQPKKQPYRYTKEELLEIKQLPVSNERPECLSEKYDSDGVWDPEKWHASLYPTSERSSPVEGFKKDYGDERVPLKRRIPDPRERLKEDDIDVILSPQRRSFGGGCQGNAAPVPHSRRPISPLENKENETLRLGGARRIGSGRIIASRAFEREARVEKERERERDFKDKRFRRDYGDKRVFSERRRNDSYAEEEPEWFSAGPTSQSETIELIGFDDKILEEDKPRTKRSRKRTDSVKEAVECNGGLAEEQDVGLQSTADQEVPHPDVLPDQSAGDFDFNEFFNLEKTMPALASMIEDVLGDGPVSASRFSQFFNRNMSPSGSQSSSLRSTPHEELEKLGECKEKVDILDLLHKAKVDLKPLLSTLSANKARLQESTNSGAVLSLEEVEGGMKGMKLGSEPHVQKVSPPQRGDGTPFMAEHLEEALTGGSSSRPRSRDSDMSAFNKLVSSMKASGTLPTHPKLNTNNQPSDQGVVTLSDPPAQQQKNIFQELLGGRSGSPTPLSGLLGSSEAPVAAAPLHGLLHKGPSPPLFAPRAPSPDYFKSRLPPSAGFPGGPQPILPEQFANVHRSISPAQQQMRALSLPVNHSELEALVLQQDLALHAHPSFQAGYNKHQQDRSFRNRPQRVNRSPGPQPAGRTSPGNAVTSMLSPSFTPTSVIRKMYATKEKSKDEPLGRSETKEEAAANSQDGSSSPNPFMELMDGNVAQSGVKASSQTLQSKDQERLRPGSTANQMPNMVPPGQSSSFSRPIYPVPLLSHVPMVRPPPQLHPNVVQRMLAQGIQPQQLGPALMQAGIFPPHVDLAQLQGLPPALLGQPLYPLSATGHPLLPPRANTPMQIAVMQQQLQQQRPIHPSAPGTQSQIQGPHRTNGSQRHGGSPPPGLAKWFGSDVLEQPLPSMPAKVISVDELEFRP from the exons ATGGAAAAAGATGTTGGTGAACAACAGAAGAACGGTGATGCTGCTGTGAGCCAACCCAAGAAACAGCCGTACAGATACACAAAG GAAGAGCTTCTGGAGATAAAACAATTGCCAGTCTCCAATGAAAGGCCTGAATGTCTCTCAGAGAAATATGACAG TGATGGTGTGTGGGACCCAGAGAAATGGCATGCCTCCCTGTACCCCACCTCAGAGCGCAGCTCTCCTGTAGAAGGTTTTAAAAAGGACTACGGAGATGAAAGAGTTCCTTTAAAGCGAAGAATCCCTG ATCCTCGTGAGCGGTTAAAGGAGGATGACATAGATGTCATACTGAGCCCACAACGACGCAGCTTTGGAGGTGGCTGTCAAGGCAATGCAGCGCCTGTGCCCCACTCCCGCCGACCAATCAGTCCTCTGGAAAATAAGGAAAATGAGACTCTCCGTCTTGGAGGAGCTCGCAGAATTGGCAGTGGACGAATTATTGCTTCCCGTGCCTTTGAGAGAGAAGCCCGTGTGGAGAAGGAAAGAGAACGAGAGAGagactttaaagataaaagattCCGG AGAGATTATGGTGACAAACGTGTGTTTAGTGAGAGGAGACGAAATGACTCTTATGCAGAGGAGGAGCCGGAGTGGTTCTCAGCGGGTCCCACCAGCCAGTCGGAGACAATAGAGCTCATTGGGTTCGACGACAAAATCCTGGAGGAAGATAAACCCAGAACGAAGCGATCAAGAAAGCGGACAGATTCTGTTAAAGAAG CTGTCGAATGCAATGGTGGACTAGCTGAGGAGCAAGATGTGGGCTTACAGTCTACAGCTGATCAGGAAGTTCCCCATCCCGATGTTCTTCCAGACCAGTCAGCTGGGGACTTTGACTTCAATGAATTCTTCAATCTAGAGAAAACTATGCCAGCACTGGCTTCT ATGATAGAGGATGTTTTGGGAGACGGTCCAGTATCAGCCAGCCGCTTCAGCCaattttttaacagaaacatgagCCCATCAGGCAGCCAGTCTAGCAGTTTGAGGTCCACTCCTCATGAGGAGCTGGAAAAACTTGGAG AGTGCAAGGAGAAAGTGGACATCCTGGACCTGCTGCACAAGGCCAAAGTCGACCTGAAGCCCCTTCTGTCAACGCTCTCAGCCAACAAAGCACGACTACAGGAAAGCA CTAACTCGGGGGCGGTGCTCTCACTGGAGGAAGTGGAGGGAGGGATGAAGGGAATGAAGCTGGGCTCTGAGCCACACGTGCAGAAGGTGTCCCCTCCGCAGAGAGGAGATGGCACACCCTTTATGGCCGAGCATTTAGAGGAGGCTTTAACCGGAGGCTCCAGCAGCCGACCGCGCTCGCGTGATTCAGACATGTCAGCCTTTAATAAACTAGTCAGCAGCATGAAGGCAAGTGGAACTCTGCCAACTCACCCCAAACTCAACACAAACAAT CAACCTTCAGATCAAGGTGTGGTGACACTGTCTGATCCGCCTGCTCAGCAGCAGAAGAACATCTTCCAG GAGCTACTGGGAGGTCGTAGTGGCTCCCCCACACCTTTAAGTGGCTTGTTGGGCAGCTCTGAGGCTCCAGTGGCTGCTGCTCCTCTACATGGTTTACTACACAAGGGCCCCTCACCCCCTCTGTTCGCACCAAGGGCCCCATCACCCGACTACTTTAAAAGCAGATTGCCACCTTCTGCAG GATTTCCTGGTGGTCCTCAGCCCATCCTGCCAGAACAGTTTGCTAATGTACACAGGTCAATCAGTCCCGCACAGCAACAG ATGAGGGCGCTCTCTCTACCTGTGAATCATTCTGAACTGGAAGCCCTGGTACTCCAGCAGGACCTCGCTCTACATGCCCACCCCTCATTTCAGGCAGGCTACAACAAACACCAGCAGGACAGGTCTTTTCGAAACCG GCCACAGCGTGTTAATCGTTCCCCTGGACCTCAGCCTGCAGGAAGAACCTCTCCAGGAAATGCAGTCACCAGCATG CTGTCCCCATCATTCACCCCTACATCTGTGATCCGCAAAATGTATGCAACTaaagagaaaagcaaagatGAACCGTTGGGTCGTTCGGAGACCAAGGAGGAAGCAGCAGCAAACTCGCAAGATG GCAGCAGCTCTCCAAATCCTTTTATGGAATTAATGGATGGAAATGTTGCACAGTCGGGGGTGAAGGCCAGCTCTCAAACCCTGCAGAGCAAAGACCAAGAGCGTCTGAGGCCTGGCTCTACTGCAAACCAAATGCCCAATATGGTACCTCCAGGACAGTCTTCGTCTTTTTCTCGTCCCATCTATCCAGTACCGCTTCTGTCTCATGTTCCCATGGTGCGCCCACCCCCTCAGCTCCACCCTAATGTGGTTCAGCGAATGCTGGCTCAGGGGATCCAGCCCCAGCAGCTTGGACCTGCCCTTATGCAAGCAG GTATCTTTCCACCACATGTTGACCTTGCACAACTTCAAGGCTTGCCTCCTGCCCTGCTAGGACAGCCACTATACCCTCTGAGTGCAACAGGGCATCCACTTCTACCTCCCAGAGCCAATACTCCCATGCAGATAGCAGttatgcagcagcagcttcagcagcaaaGACCAA TACATCCCAGCGCACCAGGCACTCAGTCACAGATCCAAGGCCCCCATCGGACAAATGGCTCTCAGCGTCATGGGGGAAGCCCACCTCCGGGCCTCGCCAAGTGGTTTGGATCAGACGTGCTTGAACAGCCACTGCCCTCTATGCCAGCCAAAGTCATCAGTGTAGATGAATTGGAGTTTAGACCATAA
- the eif4enif1 gene encoding eukaryotic translation initiation factor 4E transporter isoform X1: MEKDVGEQQKNGDAAVSQPKKQPYRYTKEELLEIKQLPVSNERPECLSEKYDSDGVWDPEKWHASLYPTSERSSPVEGFKKDYGDERVPLKRRIPDPRERLKEDDIDVILSPQRRSFGGGCQGNAAPVPHSRRPISPLENKENETLRLGGARRIGSGRIIASRAFEREARVEKERERERDFKDKRFRRDYGDKRVFSERRRNDSYAEEEPEWFSAGPTSQSETIELIGFDDKILEEDKPRTKRSRKRTDSVKEAVECNGGLAEEQDVGLQSTADQEVPHPDVLPDQSAGDFDFNEFFNLEKTMPALASMIEDVLGDGPVSASRFSQFFNRNMSPSGSQSSSLRSTPHEELEKLGECKEKVDILDLLHKAKVDLKPLLSTLSANKARLQESTNSGAVLSLEEVEGGMKGMKLGSEPHVQKVSPPQRGDGTPFMAEHLEEALTGGSSSRPRSRDSDMSAFNKLVSSMKASGTLPTHPKLNTNNQQPSDQGVVTLSDPPAQQQKNIFQELLGGRSGSPTPLSGLLGSSEAPVAAAPLHGLLHKGPSPPLFAPRAPSPDYFKSRLPPSAGFPGGPQPILPEQFANVHRSISPAQQQMRALSLPVNHSELEALVLQQDLALHAHPSFQAGYNKHQQDRSFRNRPQRVNRSPGPQPAGRTSPGNAVTSMLSPSFTPTSVIRKMYATKEKSKDEPLGRSETKEEAAANSQDGSSSPNPFMELMDGNVAQSGVKASSQTLQSKDQERLRPGSTANQMPNMVPPGQSSSFSRPIYPVPLLSHVPMVRPPPQLHPNVVQRMLAQGIQPQQLGPALMQAGIFPPHVDLAQLQGLPPALLGQPLYPLSATGHPLLPPRANTPMQIAVMQQQLQQQRPIHPSAPGTQSQIQGPHRTNGSQRHGGSPPPGLAKWFGSDVLEQPLPSMPAKVISVDELEFRP; the protein is encoded by the exons ATGGAAAAAGATGTTGGTGAACAACAGAAGAACGGTGATGCTGCTGTGAGCCAACCCAAGAAACAGCCGTACAGATACACAAAG GAAGAGCTTCTGGAGATAAAACAATTGCCAGTCTCCAATGAAAGGCCTGAATGTCTCTCAGAGAAATATGACAG TGATGGTGTGTGGGACCCAGAGAAATGGCATGCCTCCCTGTACCCCACCTCAGAGCGCAGCTCTCCTGTAGAAGGTTTTAAAAAGGACTACGGAGATGAAAGAGTTCCTTTAAAGCGAAGAATCCCTG ATCCTCGTGAGCGGTTAAAGGAGGATGACATAGATGTCATACTGAGCCCACAACGACGCAGCTTTGGAGGTGGCTGTCAAGGCAATGCAGCGCCTGTGCCCCACTCCCGCCGACCAATCAGTCCTCTGGAAAATAAGGAAAATGAGACTCTCCGTCTTGGAGGAGCTCGCAGAATTGGCAGTGGACGAATTATTGCTTCCCGTGCCTTTGAGAGAGAAGCCCGTGTGGAGAAGGAAAGAGAACGAGAGAGagactttaaagataaaagattCCGG AGAGATTATGGTGACAAACGTGTGTTTAGTGAGAGGAGACGAAATGACTCTTATGCAGAGGAGGAGCCGGAGTGGTTCTCAGCGGGTCCCACCAGCCAGTCGGAGACAATAGAGCTCATTGGGTTCGACGACAAAATCCTGGAGGAAGATAAACCCAGAACGAAGCGATCAAGAAAGCGGACAGATTCTGTTAAAGAAG CTGTCGAATGCAATGGTGGACTAGCTGAGGAGCAAGATGTGGGCTTACAGTCTACAGCTGATCAGGAAGTTCCCCATCCCGATGTTCTTCCAGACCAGTCAGCTGGGGACTTTGACTTCAATGAATTCTTCAATCTAGAGAAAACTATGCCAGCACTGGCTTCT ATGATAGAGGATGTTTTGGGAGACGGTCCAGTATCAGCCAGCCGCTTCAGCCaattttttaacagaaacatgagCCCATCAGGCAGCCAGTCTAGCAGTTTGAGGTCCACTCCTCATGAGGAGCTGGAAAAACTTGGAG AGTGCAAGGAGAAAGTGGACATCCTGGACCTGCTGCACAAGGCCAAAGTCGACCTGAAGCCCCTTCTGTCAACGCTCTCAGCCAACAAAGCACGACTACAGGAAAGCA CTAACTCGGGGGCGGTGCTCTCACTGGAGGAAGTGGAGGGAGGGATGAAGGGAATGAAGCTGGGCTCTGAGCCACACGTGCAGAAGGTGTCCCCTCCGCAGAGAGGAGATGGCACACCCTTTATGGCCGAGCATTTAGAGGAGGCTTTAACCGGAGGCTCCAGCAGCCGACCGCGCTCGCGTGATTCAGACATGTCAGCCTTTAATAAACTAGTCAGCAGCATGAAGGCAAGTGGAACTCTGCCAACTCACCCCAAACTCAACACAAACAAT CAGCAACCTTCAGATCAAGGTGTGGTGACACTGTCTGATCCGCCTGCTCAGCAGCAGAAGAACATCTTCCAG GAGCTACTGGGAGGTCGTAGTGGCTCCCCCACACCTTTAAGTGGCTTGTTGGGCAGCTCTGAGGCTCCAGTGGCTGCTGCTCCTCTACATGGTTTACTACACAAGGGCCCCTCACCCCCTCTGTTCGCACCAAGGGCCCCATCACCCGACTACTTTAAAAGCAGATTGCCACCTTCTGCAG GATTTCCTGGTGGTCCTCAGCCCATCCTGCCAGAACAGTTTGCTAATGTACACAGGTCAATCAGTCCCGCACAGCAACAG ATGAGGGCGCTCTCTCTACCTGTGAATCATTCTGAACTGGAAGCCCTGGTACTCCAGCAGGACCTCGCTCTACATGCCCACCCCTCATTTCAGGCAGGCTACAACAAACACCAGCAGGACAGGTCTTTTCGAAACCG GCCACAGCGTGTTAATCGTTCCCCTGGACCTCAGCCTGCAGGAAGAACCTCTCCAGGAAATGCAGTCACCAGCATG CTGTCCCCATCATTCACCCCTACATCTGTGATCCGCAAAATGTATGCAACTaaagagaaaagcaaagatGAACCGTTGGGTCGTTCGGAGACCAAGGAGGAAGCAGCAGCAAACTCGCAAGATG GCAGCAGCTCTCCAAATCCTTTTATGGAATTAATGGATGGAAATGTTGCACAGTCGGGGGTGAAGGCCAGCTCTCAAACCCTGCAGAGCAAAGACCAAGAGCGTCTGAGGCCTGGCTCTACTGCAAACCAAATGCCCAATATGGTACCTCCAGGACAGTCTTCGTCTTTTTCTCGTCCCATCTATCCAGTACCGCTTCTGTCTCATGTTCCCATGGTGCGCCCACCCCCTCAGCTCCACCCTAATGTGGTTCAGCGAATGCTGGCTCAGGGGATCCAGCCCCAGCAGCTTGGACCTGCCCTTATGCAAGCAG GTATCTTTCCACCACATGTTGACCTTGCACAACTTCAAGGCTTGCCTCCTGCCCTGCTAGGACAGCCACTATACCCTCTGAGTGCAACAGGGCATCCACTTCTACCTCCCAGAGCCAATACTCCCATGCAGATAGCAGttatgcagcagcagcttcagcagcaaaGACCAA TACATCCCAGCGCACCAGGCACTCAGTCACAGATCCAAGGCCCCCATCGGACAAATGGCTCTCAGCGTCATGGGGGAAGCCCACCTCCGGGCCTCGCCAAGTGGTTTGGATCAGACGTGCTTGAACAGCCACTGCCCTCTATGCCAGCCAAAGTCATCAGTGTAGATGAATTGGAGTTTAGACCATAA
- the eif4enif1 gene encoding eukaryotic translation initiation factor 4E transporter isoform X4: MEKDVGEQQKNGDAAVSQPKKQPYRYTKEELLEIKQLPVSNERPECLSEKYDSDGVWDPEKWHASLYPTSERSSPVEGFKKDYGDERVPLKRRIPDPRERLKEDDIDVILSPQRRSFGGGCQGNAAPVPHSRRPISPLENKENETLRLGGARRIGSGRIIASRAFEREARVEKERERERDFKDKRFRRDYGDKRVFSERRRNDSYAEEEPEWFSAGPTSQSETIELIGFDDKILEEDKPRTKRSRKRTDSVKEAVECNGGLAEEQDVGLQSTADQEVPHPDVLPDQSAGDFDFNEFFNLEKTMPALASQQPSDQGVVTLSDPPAQQQKNIFQELLGGRSGSPTPLSGLLGSSEAPVAAAPLHGLLHKGPSPPLFAPRAPSPDYFKSRLPPSAGFPGGPQPILPEQFANVHRSISPAQQQMRALSLPVNHSELEALVLQQDLALHAHPSFQAGYNKHQQDRSFRNRPQRVNRSPGPQPAGRTSPGNAVTSMLSPSFTPTSVIRKMYATKEKSKDEPLGRSETKEEAAANSQDGSSSPNPFMELMDGNVAQSGVKASSQTLQSKDQERLRPGSTANQMPNMVPPGQSSSFSRPIYPVPLLSHVPMVRPPPQLHPNVVQRMLAQGIQPQQLGPALMQAGIFPPHVDLAQLQGLPPALLGQPLYPLSATGHPLLPPRANTPMQIAVMQQQLQQQRPIHPSAPGTQSQIQGPHRTNGSQRHGGSPPPGLAKWFGSDVLEQPLPSMPAKVISVDELEFRP; the protein is encoded by the exons ATGGAAAAAGATGTTGGTGAACAACAGAAGAACGGTGATGCTGCTGTGAGCCAACCCAAGAAACAGCCGTACAGATACACAAAG GAAGAGCTTCTGGAGATAAAACAATTGCCAGTCTCCAATGAAAGGCCTGAATGTCTCTCAGAGAAATATGACAG TGATGGTGTGTGGGACCCAGAGAAATGGCATGCCTCCCTGTACCCCACCTCAGAGCGCAGCTCTCCTGTAGAAGGTTTTAAAAAGGACTACGGAGATGAAAGAGTTCCTTTAAAGCGAAGAATCCCTG ATCCTCGTGAGCGGTTAAAGGAGGATGACATAGATGTCATACTGAGCCCACAACGACGCAGCTTTGGAGGTGGCTGTCAAGGCAATGCAGCGCCTGTGCCCCACTCCCGCCGACCAATCAGTCCTCTGGAAAATAAGGAAAATGAGACTCTCCGTCTTGGAGGAGCTCGCAGAATTGGCAGTGGACGAATTATTGCTTCCCGTGCCTTTGAGAGAGAAGCCCGTGTGGAGAAGGAAAGAGAACGAGAGAGagactttaaagataaaagattCCGG AGAGATTATGGTGACAAACGTGTGTTTAGTGAGAGGAGACGAAATGACTCTTATGCAGAGGAGGAGCCGGAGTGGTTCTCAGCGGGTCCCACCAGCCAGTCGGAGACAATAGAGCTCATTGGGTTCGACGACAAAATCCTGGAGGAAGATAAACCCAGAACGAAGCGATCAAGAAAGCGGACAGATTCTGTTAAAGAAG CTGTCGAATGCAATGGTGGACTAGCTGAGGAGCAAGATGTGGGCTTACAGTCTACAGCTGATCAGGAAGTTCCCCATCCCGATGTTCTTCCAGACCAGTCAGCTGGGGACTTTGACTTCAATGAATTCTTCAATCTAGAGAAAACTATGCCAGCACTGGCTTCT CAGCAACCTTCAGATCAAGGTGTGGTGACACTGTCTGATCCGCCTGCTCAGCAGCAGAAGAACATCTTCCAG GAGCTACTGGGAGGTCGTAGTGGCTCCCCCACACCTTTAAGTGGCTTGTTGGGCAGCTCTGAGGCTCCAGTGGCTGCTGCTCCTCTACATGGTTTACTACACAAGGGCCCCTCACCCCCTCTGTTCGCACCAAGGGCCCCATCACCCGACTACTTTAAAAGCAGATTGCCACCTTCTGCAG GATTTCCTGGTGGTCCTCAGCCCATCCTGCCAGAACAGTTTGCTAATGTACACAGGTCAATCAGTCCCGCACAGCAACAG ATGAGGGCGCTCTCTCTACCTGTGAATCATTCTGAACTGGAAGCCCTGGTACTCCAGCAGGACCTCGCTCTACATGCCCACCCCTCATTTCAGGCAGGCTACAACAAACACCAGCAGGACAGGTCTTTTCGAAACCG GCCACAGCGTGTTAATCGTTCCCCTGGACCTCAGCCTGCAGGAAGAACCTCTCCAGGAAATGCAGTCACCAGCATG CTGTCCCCATCATTCACCCCTACATCTGTGATCCGCAAAATGTATGCAACTaaagagaaaagcaaagatGAACCGTTGGGTCGTTCGGAGACCAAGGAGGAAGCAGCAGCAAACTCGCAAGATG GCAGCAGCTCTCCAAATCCTTTTATGGAATTAATGGATGGAAATGTTGCACAGTCGGGGGTGAAGGCCAGCTCTCAAACCCTGCAGAGCAAAGACCAAGAGCGTCTGAGGCCTGGCTCTACTGCAAACCAAATGCCCAATATGGTACCTCCAGGACAGTCTTCGTCTTTTTCTCGTCCCATCTATCCAGTACCGCTTCTGTCTCATGTTCCCATGGTGCGCCCACCCCCTCAGCTCCACCCTAATGTGGTTCAGCGAATGCTGGCTCAGGGGATCCAGCCCCAGCAGCTTGGACCTGCCCTTATGCAAGCAG GTATCTTTCCACCACATGTTGACCTTGCACAACTTCAAGGCTTGCCTCCTGCCCTGCTAGGACAGCCACTATACCCTCTGAGTGCAACAGGGCATCCACTTCTACCTCCCAGAGCCAATACTCCCATGCAGATAGCAGttatgcagcagcagcttcagcagcaaaGACCAA TACATCCCAGCGCACCAGGCACTCAGTCACAGATCCAAGGCCCCCATCGGACAAATGGCTCTCAGCGTCATGGGGGAAGCCCACCTCCGGGCCTCGCCAAGTGGTTTGGATCAGACGTGCTTGAACAGCCACTGCCCTCTATGCCAGCCAAAGTCATCAGTGTAGATGAATTGGAGTTTAGACCATAA